The Chitinophaga pinensis DSM 2588 region TATAATTGCTACGCCATATACCCTTTACGCCTGCTTCCATACTGAAGTACCGAAAGGTACGAACATAATCTGCCTGTAACGTATGCTCCCTGAATTGCTCATCATTGTCTTGCAGGTAACCGGAAATATCATAGTTGATTGTAGCTGTAAATTGCTGTTCATACGCCTGCTTTCTGCCATTGGTGGCATAACGGTAAGAAAAGGTAATCAGGTTGTTTTTATGTTCAGGAGAAGTGATCTGATAATTGATCCCGGCATCCATCCCATTGCCATGATTGTTATTGCTGCTGTGCATGGCATATTGCTGGTTAACATTGCCACCGCTGATCATACGGGAAAGCAGCTGATCTTCTCCTGCTCCGCCGTAAGCATTGAAATTGAATTGTGCAGTCAACAGATGCAGGGTGTCTACCGCATAACTTAGCTCTGTGCCGAAATACCCATTGCTACGATGGTTATGCCGGTCGCCTTCCTGTAACAGCGTAATGGGTACCTTGGCATAAGCCGTTCGCTGCATATCATTGCGCGCATGTGGACGACGATCATACCCTGCTCCGCCATAAACAGAGATGCCCAGATTCCCCTCTTTCATAGCGAATGAACCACCTGCACCCGGTCCATTGGCCGGAAAGCGCTCACTGATGTTAATCGTTCCGTTATACCCATCTGCTTTACGCCTGATAGTAACAATGTTGATGATCCCTGTTAATCCTTCTCCGTCATACTTCGACGGTGGTGTGGTAATCACCTCTATGTGCTGTATCGTAGAAGCAGGAATTGTTCGCAGTACCATAGCGGGATCTCTTTCAAACATACCTGACTCCTTCCCATTAATCAGCACCTTATAACTACTGTTCCCCTTTAGTAATAGATTACCGGAAGCATCCACAGACAGAAAAGGCACCTTTCGCATGATCTCCAGCAGATTACTGCCTTTGCTGTCGGGATCTGCCTGGAGGTCGTATATGAGGCGGTCTACCTCCTGTCGGATTAGTGGTTTTTGTCCGGTGACAGTCACCGTTTTAAGTCCCCGGCTGCGGAGGGTGTCTGCTGTCTGGGCCTGACTTGTCAGACTGACATGCAGTAAGGGAATACTACAGGCAAGGTATAATAACAGTTTATACATAACGGTCTTTTTAGGCATGGCAATGCCCGTTCAAAGCGGTAATGCTTTTAGAACCCGGGGTATTGCGTATGAAAAATTGGAATTGTATGGTGGGAGTGGGCAGTAGGTTGGTCTGAAACGAAAGGGCTTACTTATTATTCCTGCTGATCAGGAAATAATATACCAGGAAGCCGGTAGCAATAAATACGGTTTCAACACCATAAGGAAGCGGAGAGCTTTCTACGTTGAATGGTATGAACTCCAGTACAATTAGTCCCAGTCCTGCGAAAAACAGGATAATTCCCCACTTCAGCATATCGCTGCTGCTTTTTGGAATGCTTGGAAGCAGTTTAAGGGCGTTGTCGTCTATCGGTCCTGCATCCAGCAACCGTCTTTTAAGCCTGTAATTCAGGAAAGAAACGATCAGGGATGCCGTAATAGCAAAAACGCTGATGATCATGATAAAGCTGCCAAGTGTTTCGATGATATTGAACATATACGATTGTTTTTTTCAGTAGACAGACGTATTTCCAAAAATGTTGCAAAATGAGCAGATTTTTTGCAACATTTAGTAATAAACCGTTGTCTACTCTGACATGATTGATGAAAAGGAACTAATTCCCCGCATCTTACATGGAGATATGAAAGCTTTTGAGGTATTGGTAACGCAATATCAGGGGCTGGTATTCCATGTGGTGAACAGGATCATCAATACGCAGGAAGACAAGGAAGATATCTGTCAGGAGGTATTTATCAAGGTGCACCAGCACCTGCGGCGCTTTGAGTATAAGTCCCGCCTGTCTACCTGGATTGCCCGTATCGCCTATCTGACGGCTATTAACTACAGTAAAAAGTATAGTAGTGGTCGTACGGTATCTCACCCGGAGGATATTGAAAATTATAGCTTTACGGATGAACATCCTGGCGGCCTGCTGGATAAAAAGGACGTGACGGCCTATGTTAACCG contains the following coding sequences:
- a CDS encoding outer membrane beta-barrel protein translates to MYKLLLYLACSIPLLHVSLTSQAQTADTLRSRGLKTVTVTGQKPLIRQEVDRLIYDLQADPDSKGSNLLEIMRKVPFLSVDASGNLLLKGNSSYKVLINGKESGMFERDPAMVLRTIPASTIQHIEVITTPPSKYDGEGLTGIINIVTIRRKADGYNGTINISERFPANGPGAGGSFAMKEGNLGISVYGGAGYDRRPHARNDMQRTAYAKVPITLLQEGDRHNHRSNGYFGTELSYAVDTLHLLTAQFNFNAYGGAGEDQLLSRMISGGNVNQQYAMHSSNNNHGNGMDAGINYQITSPEHKNNLITFSYRYATNGRKQAYEQQFTATINYDISGYLQDNDEQFREHTLQADYVRTFRYFSMEAGVKGIWRSNYSDYLNAYLSADPVSNGFDGQQRVFSVYNAYTFSSKHWDLKAGLRAEQTFMEASWQSDSVRLHKQFLNLIPSVVINRKLGNNSSLNLGISRRLKRPNIYKLNPFKDRSNPSQESSGNPALRPTLTTNVQLGYSWSGNLSFNAAVSYAFLNNMFMEITSYDTARNITTTSIENNVRGSGLGFDYTINYPVTKWLNLGINGNAVYLSLDGASNAAPIALHRWNYAINGNASVRLNKGWKLNTSLNITGRNQASLQATNNAVTAITIGGSKDLIKDKLTCSAGISNPFQAYRQNRTALSDKLFTQYNNTQEYFRTVNVSINYNFGRLKQAIQKNRRGIRNDDGN
- a CDS encoding RNA polymerase sigma factor, whose translation is MIDEKELIPRILHGDMKAFEVLVTQYQGLVFHVVNRIINTQEDKEDICQEVFIKVHQHLRRFEYKSRLSTWIARIAYLTAINYSKKYSSGRTVSHPEDIENYSFTDEHPGGLLDKKDVTAYVNRLIAQMPEQYRTVLTLYHLNEFSYQEIEEITGMPEGTVKSYLFRGRKLLKDKLGVYLKNEVS